TCAGATGGATGACTGATTTATTTCAGCGACTCGACCGAGGCGTCTTCCCAAACAATTGGAGCCCAGTGGGGAGACGAAAAGCGGGTTAAATCCATCACATTGCGTTCGATCGTGGCACAGAAGTTTTCCAGGGGCAGGTCATTGGCATCCTTGCCAAAGGGATTTTCAATTTCGAGGCCAATTTCTTCAATCCCCAGCAGTGTAAAGCTCACAATAATGACCACTGGCACTACTAACCAGCCCAAATCCTTGACCATCTGGAACGGTAACACCAGGCAGTAAATCAACAGAAGTTGCTTCAGGTGAATCGCATAGGCCAAGGGCATCGGAGTTCTCAGGATCCGTTCACAGCCGCTCAGCGCACCGACTAAATTATCGAGGTGTTCCGTCATCACATTGAGACGGTGGATATTCAGCCAGCCGCGTTGATACTGGGCTTGGAGATAAGCCCCGATCCAGAAGGTAATTTCCAGGGGAACATTATCGCTACTCCCTAGGCTCTTTGCCTGTTCCGGAGACAACAGAGAGGCCAAGGCTTGTCCCACGGGTTCTTGGCGCAGGTGCTGCTTGGTCGCGATCGCAAAGGCCGGGAGCAACCGCAATGCCATAATTTTTTCCTGGCGATCGTGTTCGTTCTGTTCCTCTATTCCCACCCAAATATGACGGGCAAGGTTGCGGGCACTAATAATGATCGTTCCCCAGCATTTTCGGCCTTCCCAAAAGCGATCGTAGGCAGTATTTGTCCGAAAAACGAGGAGTAACCCCAGAACAATGCTGGGAATCAGGCTGTCTCTCAAGGGCAGTGAGATCGGCTTAAAGTCCTGATAAATCCAGGCAACAATCAAAGCAACCAATCCACACAGCAGCGATCGGGGCAGCACCAAGGGCAATACCGACCCTCGCCATTGAAAAACCACTTGAAACCAGCGCTTGTTGGACATAAGCATTATTCAGGCGAAACAAAACGGACTCAAGGCAAATAGCTATCGCTTGTAACTAGCGCCGCACCTTTCCAGTAAAGCCAGCAGCTTTAAACTGTTCCAACTTCAATGGCTCGGGTTGACTTTCTGGCACAGAAACGCGAATCTCGAACTCACTGATTCCCGGCGGAAACTCATCGACGGATCCTAAACGGGCACGGTTGCGCAGAATCGCATCGCCATTGGCATCATAAATGCGACCGAAGACATCCGCATTGACAACCGTTTTGCCAGAGGTGTTGTTGGCTTTGCCGGTGATGATAAAGCAGTTGGCGGGGCGTGCCACTCCACCACTCGTGATAGCTCCTTCTGACTGATCCGGCGGGCAGACATGGTAGGTCAAATCGGATAGCGCCACCTGGGTTAAGGCCCAAGCACTGGGAGCAACGAAGGTTAAGAGGCCCCAAAATAGTAAGGCGCAACCCGCAATGAGCAACGATCGCAGTTTCATATATCCCCTCTCCAATGAAACCCAACGAGGTAATCTAGAAACGATGTCACAGAAAAGTGTGATGAGAGCAACAGCAAGATTCCCCATTGGGATCAAGGCTAGAACTCATCGCAATCTCTTGCAATCCGGTGTTAGCGGAGACTTCAGGCAAGTTCATCCTAAGCTTACCCTGAAACAAGAAGGATGCAGAGGCTCGATCGGGCGGCCAGACCGGGGACAAGACTGAGCTTGTCTCAGCAACCAGTCCCAGTCGGTACGGCTTACCCCCACTTCTTGTCCGCTGCGATCCATTCAATGGTTACGATTAAAAACAAAATGTTGAGAGCATTGGTGACGCCATGGGTACTGGGATAAATTTTGGAACAAATCCCCCAATCAAATTTGGGACGGATGGCTGGCGCGGCATTATTGCTGACGATTTCACCTTCAGCAATGTCTGTAAAGTGACCCGTGCGATCGCAATCTATTTGGAAAAGGCTTACTCGAAGGATCGCCCTGTTCTGGTTTGCTACGATCCCCGGTTTTTGGCCGATCAGTTTGCCTACACTTCGGCAAATGTACTGGCGGATCTAGGCTGGACGGTGAAGATTGTCGATCGCGATTGCCCGACGCCGGTCATTGCCTACAACGCCAAGCACCTCAACTCGGCGGGAGCCTTGATGTTTACCGCCAGCCATAACCCAGCACCCTACTGCGGTATCAAGTACATCCCCGACTACGCAGGCCCCGCAACAACGGACATTACCGACACGATCGTGGCCGCGTTAGATACCGCCTCCGATGCACCCCCCACGGGCAAAAATAGCGGCCAAATTTCCACCTTTGACCCCAAACCGGATTACCTCACCTTCCTCTACTCGATTCTTGACGTAGAGCGGATCCGTAGTGCCAAGCTGAAGGTGAAGTACGATGCCCTCTACTCCACCTCGCGGGGCTATTTGGATGAAGTTCTGCAACACTGCGGCTGTGATGTGGAGTCCTTCCATACCCATCGCGATGTGCTATTCGGGGGCGGCATGCCGGAACCCAAGCCGGAATTGCTGGGCGAACTCATAGCCGCCGTCAAGCAAGACCAAGCGGACTTAGGTTTAGCGACGGATGGTGACAGCGATCGCTTTGGTGTGATTGACGAGCAGGGCAATTACCTAACGCCGAATACGATTTTGCTGCTGCTGGCTCGCCACTTGATGAAAAACAAGGGCAAAAAAGGCGCGATCGTGCGAACCGTCGCCACCACCCACCTCTTGGATAACTTAGCCAACAAGTACGGTTTGGAATTGATCGAAACCGCAGTGGGCTTTAAGTATGTGGGGCAACAAATGCGGGAAACCACCGTGCTGATCGGTGGGGAAGAGTCCGGCGGGCTGAGTGTGATCGGCCACATTCCTGAAAAGGATGGCATTCTGGCGGACATGTTGGTGGCGGAAGCGATCGCCTACGAAGGCAAAGCCCTTAGCCAACTGGTGGCCGAAGCGATCGCCGATGCCGATGGCCCCTTGTACAACAACCGTCTGGATCTACACTTGACCAACGAGCACAAGGAAGCGGTGCTGAAAGCCTTTACGGCCAATCCTCCCAGCGAAGTGGCTGGCGTTGCGGTGAAGGAAGTTGGTCGTAAAGATGGCATCAAGCTTTACCTCTCCGAAGGAAGCTGGGTGCTGTTGCGTCCCTCCGGTACTGAGCCGCTGATTCGGGTGTATCTGGAAACCAACAGTGCCGAGAAGCTGACGCAAATGGGCCAATTTATGGAAAATCTGATCCATCAGATCCAGCCCTAGCCCAATGCTGGGGACACCCAATTCTTAGCAGATCTAGGCGGGGTAAAGCTGGTAAACCACTATCGGTAAAACGTTATCGGTAAACCACTATCGGTAAAACGCTAGTAAACCACTAGTAAACCATTGTCGCCGAACCGACCCATCCCCTAGGATACGAGGGACGATCGATCTGATCGTCCCTTTGCTGTGATGACGATTTTGCCCAATAACTGTTGCCGTTTTTTATGGTCAGAGGAAATCGATGAAACCCACCATGCGACAAACTATAACTGCACTCCTCAGCACGATCGTGGCCCTCTGGACGATCGTCATCGCAGTCATTGCCATGCAAAATGCCGAGCCCGTTTCCCTCAAGTTTTTGGGTTTGGAATCGATCCCCATGCCCTTTGGGTTTGTCTTTGCACTCATGGTCGCGATCGGCATGGTGGGCACTGCACTGCTCTGGCCTTGGTGGACCAGTGGGCCATGGCTGCCAAAGGCCTGGAATACTAGCAAAAAATCTCGTCGGTCTCCCTAAGTTCCAGTGCCATCAGTTCCAGAGGGGCGATCGGCTATTGGACTATTTCAAACCCGGCACCTAACTGGAGTTTGGACTAACAAAATGAGAAAAGGGCAGTCCTAAAACACCGGGGCTGCCGTAAGGTCAATGATGATGTATTGCATTGACCTTATGATCTTCGAACAACTGAGCCAATTTCGTCAAAGTT
This genomic window from Alkalinema sp. FACHB-956 contains:
- a CDS encoding bestrophin family ion channel, translated to MSNKRWFQVVFQWRGSVLPLVLPRSLLCGLVALIVAWIYQDFKPISLPLRDSLIPSIVLGLLLVFRTNTAYDRFWEGRKCWGTIIISARNLARHIWVGIEEQNEHDRQEKIMALRLLPAFAIATKQHLRQEPVGQALASLLSPEQAKSLGSSDNVPLEITFWIGAYLQAQYQRGWLNIHRLNVMTEHLDNLVGALSGCERILRTPMPLAYAIHLKQLLLIYCLVLPFQMVKDLGWLVVPVVIIVSFTLLGIEEIGLEIENPFGKDANDLPLENFCATIERNVMDLTRFSSPHWAPIVWEDASVESLK
- a CDS encoding phosphoglucomutase/phosphomannomutase family protein, which codes for MGTGINFGTNPPIKFGTDGWRGIIADDFTFSNVCKVTRAIAIYLEKAYSKDRPVLVCYDPRFLADQFAYTSANVLADLGWTVKIVDRDCPTPVIAYNAKHLNSAGALMFTASHNPAPYCGIKYIPDYAGPATTDITDTIVAALDTASDAPPTGKNSGQISTFDPKPDYLTFLYSILDVERIRSAKLKVKYDALYSTSRGYLDEVLQHCGCDVESFHTHRDVLFGGGMPEPKPELLGELIAAVKQDQADLGLATDGDSDRFGVIDEQGNYLTPNTILLLLARHLMKNKGKKGAIVRTVATTHLLDNLANKYGLELIETAVGFKYVGQQMRETTVLIGGEESGGLSVIGHIPEKDGILADMLVAEAIAYEGKALSQLVAEAIADADGPLYNNRLDLHLTNEHKEAVLKAFTANPPSEVAGVAVKEVGRKDGIKLYLSEGSWVLLRPSGTEPLIRVYLETNSAEKLTQMGQFMENLIHQIQP
- a CDS encoding DUF1049 domain-containing protein: MRQTITALLSTIVALWTIVIAVIAMQNAEPVSLKFLGLESIPMPFGFVFALMVAIGMVGTALLWPWWTSGPWLPKAWNTSKKSRRSP